TGATCCAGGAGTTTGGAGTGCGGTTCATGACTTGCAGCAGGGTGCTGCAGCCCGTGGACgcgttgctatcaatgaagaTGGGGGCTGGAGAGACCATTTACAACTACGCCAGTCGGTACTGGGAGCTGTACAACGAGATTGGCGGGAGTAATGAAAAGATCGCGGCGAGCACCTTTCGGATGGGCCTAACTGAAGAATCTGGGCTGAGAGAATCGTTGACCTTAAAGCCTCCCAAGGATATGAGGCAGTTGATGAGGCGTATCGAAGAGTACAAGCTCTTAGAAGATGATCGGCTGCAATCTAAAGGGAAAGAGCCGATAATCAGTTACCCTCGGAATAACGGCTTCAACCCCAGACACAGGAAGGATTTGAGAATTCAAGAGCCCGGCCCGGTGGTTGGGGGAGTCAACGCGACGTTCAAGGAGCCCGTACACCGCATCATTGATAGGATAAAAAACGAGCCGTATTTTAAGCGGCCGAACAGGATGGCAGGCGACTCGTCAAGGAGAAACCAGAATTTGTATTGCTCTTATCACAAGGATAAAGGGCACACCACCGAGCAGTGTAAGGTGTTGAAAGATCACCTAGAATAGTTGGTGAAGGCGGGGCATTTGAAAGAGTTTCTGGTGGAGACTGGGAATCAAGAGACCGGACAGGCTGATTGGCTGCATCGAAACCCTCTCCCACCCCCTTTGGGAGTGATAGAGGTCATCCACGCTGCACCTACAGTGATTAGAGCACCCACAGCAAAAGGGGTGTTAACCGTGGTGTCAGCGGAAGGAAGCGCAAGCGAACAACCCCCGGGTAAGAAGCCGAGGTACAGTAGACAACCCATCGCGTTCGACAACGACGACTTGGAAGGTACTGCTTAGCCCCACCACGATACTTTAATAGTCACGGCCCGAATAAGGGGATTTATAATGAAGAGAATAATGATAGATTAAGGGAGTGGCACAGAGGTAATGTACCCGGACCTATACAGGGGGCTCGGCCTGAAAAAGGGGGACTTGTCCAAGTATGATACACCTTTAATGGGATTCGACGGGCACGTGGTGATTTCAGAGGGGCAGATTTTGCTCCTAGTTATCATGGGAGGCAGGGAGGTAATGGTGACGTTCATAATGGTCGCCTCTTTCTCACCATACACGGTAATATTC
This genomic stretch from Castanea sativa cultivar Marrone di Chiusa Pesio chromosome 1, ASM4071231v1 harbors:
- the LOC142631271 gene encoding uncharacterized protein LOC142631271, coding for MDTMSQALRQAVRSPFSRDIESAPIPSRFARPPFNSYTGKTNPVEHVSHYIQMMSLHSHNDALMCKVFPSSLGPTALRWFNGSKKGSIHSFSKLIQEFGVRFMTCSRVLQPVDALLSMKMGAGETIYNYASRYWELYNEIGGSNEKIAASTFRMGLTEESGLRESLTLKPPKDMRQLMRRIEEYKLLEDDRLQSKGKEPIISYPRNNGFNPRHRKDLRIQEPGPVVGGVNATFKEPVHRIIDRIKNEPYFKRPNRMAGDSSRRNQNLYCSYHKDKGHTTEQCKVLKDHLE